In one window of Peptococcaceae bacterium DNA:
- a CDS encoding acetate/propionate family kinase has translation MKILVANVGSTSYKFQLYYPETGEFIADGKIDRIGGENAALQYVKDDGSGGKTISMARSIKDFAQAVKLSLELLTDPKVGVVQSIEEISGVGFKTVHGGKLSGAVLIDDSVIKAMEDINIVVPAHNRPYIDTINFFREILPATPLVAVFETWFHQNIPDYARTYGIPREWTEGLGVRKYGFHGASHRFIAERVAERWWSREKPLRLISCHLGGSSSLCAIKDGVSIDASQGFSAQCGLPMSNRVGDLDPFAIFYLLDKKGMKPQELADILVKNGGLKGISGLSGDIRDLEEAQEKGDYGASLALRVYKYQLKLYIGAYAAALNGLDVLAFTGGIGENGWRIREDVLNGLGYLGIKFDPEKNKKTRQEGVISTGDSAVLVLVIPANEGKIVGRETARVIRELKAGKLS, from the coding sequence ATGAAGATTTTGGTAGCGAACGTAGGGAGCACTTCTTATAAATTTCAGTTATACTATCCGGAAACGGGCGAGTTTATTGCCGACGGGAAAATAGACCGCATCGGTGGCGAAAATGCCGCTCTCCAGTATGTTAAAGATGACGGGTCGGGGGGAAAAACAATTTCAATGGCCCGCAGCATTAAAGACTTCGCCCAGGCTGTCAAATTATCGCTGGAACTGCTGACGGACCCCAAGGTTGGAGTCGTACAGAGCATAGAGGAGATCAGCGGGGTGGGCTTTAAAACCGTCCACGGGGGAAAACTTAGCGGGGCAGTCTTAATTGACGATAGCGTGATCAAAGCGATGGAGGACATTAACATCGTCGTCCCGGCCCATAACAGGCCGTATATCGATACCATCAATTTTTTCAGGGAAATCCTTCCGGCCACACCCCTGGTGGCTGTCTTTGAGACCTGGTTTCACCAGAATATCCCGGATTATGCCAGGACTTACGGCATACCAAGGGAATGGACCGAAGGCCTGGGGGTGAGGAAGTATGGTTTCCACGGGGCCTCTCACCGGTTCATCGCTGAACGGGTCGCCGAAAGATGGTGGTCCAGGGAGAAACCTTTAAGATTGATTTCCTGCCACCTGGGAGGGAGTTCCTCCTTGTGCGCCATAAAAGATGGGGTGTCTATCGATGCCAGTCAGGGTTTTTCAGCTCAATGCGGCCTGCCCATGTCAAACCGGGTCGGTGACCTGGACCCCTTCGCAATTTTTTATTTGCTGGACAAGAAGGGAATGAAACCACAAGAACTGGCGGATATACTGGTGAAAAACGGCGGGCTGAAAGGCATCTCCGGCTTGAGCGGCGACATAAGGGATTTGGAAGAAGCGCAAGAAAAAGGTGATTACGGGGCGAGCCTTGCTTTGAGAGTGTACAAGTACCAGCTTAAACTGTATATTGGAGCGTATGCCGCAGCTCTAAATGGGCTTGACGTGCTTGCCTTTACGGGGGGGATCGGAGAAAACGGCTGGCGGATAAGAGAAGATGTCTTAAATGGGCTTGGTTACCTGGGGATAAAATTCGACCCGGAAAAAAATAAGAAGACAAGGCAGGAAGGGGTTATTTCCACCGGCGATTCGGCGGTCCTGGTTTTGGTGATTCCGGCTAATGAGGGCAAAATCGTGGGAAGGGAAACGGCCAGGGTCATCCGCGAACTGAAGGCCGGGAAACTATCCTAG
- a CDS encoding cyclase family protein, with protein sequence MTKIDKAKMEHYAQKVKNWNKWGPEDELGTLNYVAPEDIVSAASLVKKGKVFSLAIPLDANGPQWGERGRNNPVRSMIFTGTDAILGVQDYLKLRYADDMVTMPLQCATHWDALGHIFYEYTDENNNRQVVMWNGYSARHVNSSGCEKCGIEKTKEKMVGRGVLLDMVRYLKCDSMEPGQGITNEDLDKCAQAFNVEIKRGDFVLVRTGQLGKHLKSGVWGKFAGGDAPGLEFETLTWLHEKEVAAIATDTWGVEVRPNRSDDYLQPWHWLAIPMLGITMGEMFYLDDLAADCAADGRYEFLLVAPPLPFTNGAGSPVNPLAIK encoded by the coding sequence ATGACTAAAATTGACAAAGCAAAAATGGAGCACTACGCTCAAAAGGTGAAGAACTGGAACAAGTGGGGGCCAGAGGATGAACTGGGCACCCTGAATTACGTTGCTCCAGAAGATATTGTTTCGGCAGCCTCGCTGGTTAAAAAGGGGAAAGTGTTTTCCCTGGCCATTCCCTTGGATGCCAACGGGCCGCAGTGGGGTGAAAGAGGAAGGAATAATCCCGTAAGAAGCATGATCTTCACGGGAACCGACGCTATTCTGGGCGTACAGGACTACTTGAAACTCCGCTATGCCGACGATATGGTGACCATGCCGCTGCAGTGCGCCACCCATTGGGACGCCCTGGGCCACATCTTTTATGAATACACTGATGAGAACAACAACCGTCAGGTTGTGATGTGGAACGGTTATTCAGCCAGGCATGTAAACAGTTCTGGCTGTGAGAAGTGCGGTATAGAAAAAACTAAAGAAAAGATGGTGGGCCGGGGAGTTCTTCTTGATATGGTCCGTTATCTGAAGTGCGACTCGATGGAACCAGGGCAGGGAATCACCAACGAAGACCTGGATAAATGCGCTCAGGCCTTTAACGTGGAGATTAAACGCGGAGACTTTGTCCTGGTCAGGACCGGCCAGCTGGGGAAGCATCTCAAATCGGGCGTGTGGGGAAAATTTGCCGGTGGAGACGCACCCGGCCTGGAATTTGAGACTCTCACCTGGCTTCATGAAAAGGAAGTGGCGGCGATTGCAACCGATACATGGGGTGTGGAGGTGCGCCCGAACCGGAGCGATGATTACCTCCAGCCCTGGCATTGGCTTGCCATCCCGATGCTGGGTATTACGATGGGCGAAATGTTTTACCTGGACGATCTGGCCGCTGACTGCGCTGCGGACGGCAGATACGAATTCCTGCTGGTGGCACCGCCGCTACCGTTTACTAACGGCGCAGGCTCGCCGGTGAACCCGCTGGCTATAAAATGA